The Argentina anserina chromosome 3, drPotAnse1.1, whole genome shotgun sequence genome includes a region encoding these proteins:
- the LOC126788369 gene encoding uncharacterized protein LOC126788369: protein MSLLNRHDLIERQCKIRKRGCSSSSSSSLVRRYRLKRAILVGKRAGSSTPVPTWKTSTSPRSPANFAAMPKKQKGLLQQQQQQHSSKDDGKGKEVMSVSARKLAATLWEINEVSVLKSKESKREEGVAPMPPKLADPSYSPISERKAGSGGGHQRRLSAVSHRIQLTDHYLGEFETHSNRSVIEVKDQSHGKTDRKCLNTCLKEVGNGLTTSKELVKILTRVCCLEEQKNSLYMPLLTALQAELDRARVQVHQFIREQRSNCKEIEYLMKHFAEEKAAWKSKEREKVRAAVACIAEELEVEKKLRKQTERLNKKLGKELEDKNVALSKATKELEREKRAKEIFEQVCDELAVGMGEDRAHVEELKRESERVREEVEKEREMLQLADVLREERVQMKLSEAKYHFEEKNAAVEQLKNELEGYLRSHKGEGSGYSPDIKRIKELEAYLKKINFGSFQTIKERDHKKEVAFREECDEEDSGDDCHSIELNMDNSNRMYKWSYAFGDDAEDDSKRSSVDKQFKGRRSLSEKIQWENICLNKSSTGTDWGFGSKTEEHEDGDHTQERETETRQTDHLCVS from the exons ATGTCTTTGCTGAACCGCCACGATTTGATCGAGAGGCAATGCAAGATCAGGAAGCGAGGCTGTTCGTCTTCGTCGTCGTCTTCGTTGGTGCGTAGGTACAGACTGAAGCGGGCCATTCTCGTCGGGAAGCGTGCCGGGTCGAGTACTCCGGTGCCTACTTGGAAGACTTCGACCAGCCCCAGATCGCCGGCTAACTTTGCCGCCATGCCGAAGAAGCAAAAGGGTCTTcttcagcagcagcagcagcagcattcTTCCAAAGATGATGGGAAGGGGAAGGAGGTGATGTCAGTGTCGGCGAGGAAGCTTGCGGCTACGTTGTGGGAGATCAATGAAGTTTCTGTCTTGAAAAGTAAAGAGTCTAAGAGAGAGGAGGGTGTTGCTCCAATGCCGCCGAAGTTGGCAGATCCATCTTATTCTCCTATTTCAGAG AGGAAAGCTGGATCTGGAGGTGGACACCAGAGAAGATTGTCGGCTGTTTCTCATAGAATACAACTGACTGATCACTATTTGGGAGAGTTTGAGACGCATAGCAATCGAAGTGTAATTGAG GTCAAAGATCAATCACATGGAAAAACTGATCGAAAATGCCTCAATACCTGCTTGAAGGAGGTCGGCAATGGCCTTACTACATCAAAGGAGCTCGTAAAAATTCTAACTCGTGTTTGCTGTCTTGAAGAACAGAAAAATTCCTTATATATGCCCTTGCTGACAGCTTTACAAGCCGAACTCGATCGAGCACGTGTCCAGGTTCATCAATTTATCCGAGAACAGAGGTCAAACTGCAAAGAAATTGAGTACCTGATGAAGCATTTTGCAGAAGAAAAGGCAGCCTGGAAAAGCAAGGAGCGAGAGAAAGTACGTGCTGCTGTAGCATGTATAGCAGAAGAACTTGAAGTAGAGAAGAAGCTGAGAAAACAAACGGAACGGTTGAACAAAAAGCTTGGCAAAGAACTGGAAGATAAAAATGTAGCTCTGTCAAAGGCAACAAAAGAACTTGAGAGGGAGAAGAGAGCAAAGGAGATTTTTGAGCAAGTTTGTGATGAGTTAGCTGTAGGTATGGGGGAAGATAGGGCCCATGTTGAAGAACTAAAGAGGGAGTCGGAAAGGGTGCGGGAAGAGGTGGAAAAGGAGAGAGAAATGCTGCAGCTAGCAGATGTGTTGCGTGAGGAGAGAGTTCAGATGAAGCTCTCAGAAGCAAAGTACCATTTTGAAGAGAAAAATGCAGCTGTCGAGCAACTGAAGAATGAGCTAGAGGGCTACTTGAGATCTCATAAGGGTGAAGGCAGTGGTTACTCACCAGACATCAAAAGAATCAAGGAACTTGAGGCTTacttgaagaaaataaattttgggTCATTTCAGACCATAAAGGAAAGAGATCATAAGAAGGAAGTTGCATTCAGAGAAGAGTGTGATGAAGAAGATTCAGGTGATGATTGTCATTCCATAGAACTAAACATGGACAATAGTAATAGGATGTACAAGTGGAGCTATGCTTTTGGAGACGATGCTGAAGATGATTCGAAAAGGAGTTCAGTTGATAAACAATTTAAAGGAAGAAGGTCTCTATCTGAAAAGATACAATGGGAAAACATATGCTTAAACAAAAGTTCCACAGGCACTGATTGGGGATTTGGCTCAAAAACAGAAGAACACGAAGATGGGGATCACACACAAGAACGTGAGACTGAAACAAGACAAACGGATCATCTATGTGTATCATAG
- the LOC126788370 gene encoding bifunctional nitrilase/nitrile hydratase NIT4A, whose translation MALVSVKETPVFAEVDMGDGSSAPTVRATVVQASTIFYDTPATLDKAERLLAEAAGYGSQLVVFPEAFVGGYPRGSNFGVAIGNRTDKGKEEFRKYHAAAIDVPGPEVDRLASMAGKYKVFLVMGVIEKEGYTLYCTVVFFDSQGCYLGKHRKIMPTALERIIWGFGDGSTIPVFDTPIGKIGAAICWENKMPLLRTAMYAKGIEIYCAPTADSRDLWQASMTHIALEGGCFVLSANQFCRRKDYPPPPDYIFSGTEEELTPDSVVCAGGSVIMSPSGSILAGPNYDGEALISADLDLGDVARAKFDFDVVGHYARPEVLSLIVRDHPAKPVTFTSASTKTEDLEKS comes from the exons ATGGCTTTGGTATCAGTGAAGGAGACTCCGGTCTTCGCCGAGGTTGACATGGGCGACGGCTCCTCCGCCCCCACCGTACGCGCCACCGTCGTCCAAGCCTCCACCATCTTCTACGACACTCCTGCCACTCTGGACAAGGCTGAGAGGTTGTTGGCCGAAGCAGCTGGGTATGGGTCGCAGCTGGTTGTGTTTCCTGAAGCATTTGTTGGGGGCTATCCGCGTGGCTCCAATTTCGGAGTTGCCATTGGGAACAGAACCGACAAGGGCAAAGAAGAGTTCCGGAAGTACCATGCCGCCGCCATTGATGTACCTG GTCCTGAAGTTGACCGATTGGCATCAATGGCTGGAAAATATAAGGTGTTCTTGGTAATGGGTGTGATAGAGAAAGAAGGGTATACTCTTTATTGTACTGTTGTGTTTTTTGATTCTCAAGGATGCTACCTAGGCAAGCACCGAAAAATAATGCCAACAGCATTGGAGAGAATAATTTGGGGATTTGGAGATGGATCCACAATTCCTGTGTTTGATACTCCAATTGGAAAAATAGGTGCCGCCATTTGTTGGGAAAATAAGATGCCACTTTTAAGGACAGCAATGTATGCTAAAG GCATTGAAATATATTGTGCTCCTACAGCTGATTCTAGGGATCTATGGCAAGCATCAATGACCCATATTGCTTTAGAAGGTGGGTGCTTTGTATTATCAGCTAACCAATTCTGTCGAAGGAAAGACTATCCCCCTCCACcagattatatattttcaggCACAGAAGAGGAGCTTACTCCTGATTCTGTTGTCTGTGCTGGAGGCAGTGTCATCATGTCACCATCGGGGAGTATACTTGCTGGGCCAAATTATGACGGGGAGGCACTCATATCAGCTGATCTTG ATCTTGGAGATGTAGCAAGAGCGAAGTTTGATTTCGATGTGGTAGGACACTATGCACGGCCTGAAGTGCTAAGCTTGATTGTGAGGGACCATCCAGCAAAGCCAGTTACTTTTACATCAGCCTCCACAAAGACTGAAGACTTGGAAAAATCCTAA